In Salana multivorans, a single genomic region encodes these proteins:
- a CDS encoding ABC transporter permease: protein MRRALAAELDKLRTLPIVLLTVLGTVLAGAVLGAALAASAVDGGWDVDAVDATLQAVPFVQAGFVLLGVLPVAHEYAGSQIRTSLAAVPDRSLLLVAKTAATLLVACVTAVGTVAATLAAAWVVLDRAAGDSSDGAGSDGGPGEVVRSAAGAAGYLVLIAMLALAVALLLRHLVPALVGTLALVLVVSPLLAMRTDVARWLPDRAAQQLYDASDTVLTPGTGALVALGWVVAIGAVGGARLVRRDA from the coding sequence ATGAGACGGGCGCTCGCGGCCGAGCTCGACAAGCTCCGGACCCTGCCGATCGTCCTGCTCACGGTCCTCGGGACGGTGCTGGCCGGCGCCGTGCTGGGGGCGGCGCTCGCGGCGTCGGCCGTCGACGGCGGCTGGGACGTCGACGCGGTGGACGCGACGCTCCAGGCGGTCCCGTTCGTCCAGGCCGGGTTCGTGCTGCTCGGCGTGCTGCCCGTCGCGCACGAGTACGCCGGCAGCCAGATCCGGACGAGCCTCGCCGCGGTGCCGGACCGGTCCCTCCTGCTGGTCGCCAAGACCGCGGCGACCCTGCTGGTCGCGTGCGTCACGGCCGTCGGGACGGTCGCCGCCACGCTGGCCGCCGCGTGGGTGGTGCTCGACCGCGCGGCCGGGGACTCCTCCGACGGCGCCGGGTCGGACGGGGGGCCCGGCGAGGTCGTCCGGTCCGCCGCCGGGGCCGCCGGGTACCTCGTGCTGATCGCGATGCTCGCCCTCGCGGTCGCGCTGCTGCTGCGGCACCTCGTGCCGGCGCTGGTCGGGACGCTCGCGCTCGTCCTCGTCGTCTCCCCGCTCCTCGCGATGCGGACGGACGTCGCGCGCTGGCTGCCCGACCGGGCGGCGCAGCAGCTCTACGACGCGAGCGACACGGTGCTGACGCCGGGGACCGGCGCGCTCGTCGCCCTCGGCTGGGTCGTGGCGATCGGGGCGGTCGGCGGCGCGCGCCTGGTCCGTCGCGACGCCTGA
- a CDS encoding ABC transporter permease, translating to MTFPRSLLAELHKCLTLPAVWAGAAVAMLGSIALTVLNATTSRSALASGHPEMLADSSPFETAFAAMPLGTVGAVVIGVVVMGSEYTANSQDAGGGRQIGTTLTAVPRRIGLLLAKAGAVVVLVVGIAAVTLPTTVLIARLLMGDLAVEHVAVDAAVTRCLGGTLYWTLTGLIALAITTLTRSGVIPLIVLVMNSSLVSFSLLLTNVTPLAHWLPDMAGRRLFDGPYTLEGGLDAGPGTLVMAGWTVALLAVAALVLRRRDA from the coding sequence ATGACGTTCCCGCGCTCGCTGCTGGCCGAGCTGCACAAGTGCCTCACGCTCCCGGCCGTCTGGGCCGGGGCGGCGGTCGCGATGCTCGGGTCCATCGCCCTCACGGTGCTCAACGCGACGACGTCGCGCTCCGCGCTCGCCTCCGGGCACCCCGAGATGCTGGCGGACTCCTCGCCGTTCGAGACCGCCTTCGCCGCGATGCCGCTGGGGACGGTCGGCGCGGTCGTCATCGGCGTCGTCGTCATGGGCAGCGAGTACACCGCGAACAGCCAGGACGCCGGGGGCGGTCGGCAGATCGGCACCACCCTGACGGCCGTGCCCCGGCGGATCGGCCTGCTGCTCGCGAAGGCGGGCGCCGTCGTCGTCCTCGTCGTGGGGATCGCCGCCGTGACGCTGCCGACGACGGTCCTGATCGCGCGGCTCCTCATGGGCGACCTGGCCGTCGAGCACGTGGCGGTCGACGCGGCCGTGACGCGCTGCCTCGGCGGCACCCTCTACTGGACGCTGACGGGACTCATCGCGCTCGCGATCACGACGCTGACGCGCAGCGGCGTCATCCCGCTCATCGTGCTCGTGATGAACAGCTCGCTCGTCTCGTTCTCGCTCCTGCTGACCAACGTCACGCCGCTGGCGCACTGGCTGCCGGACATGGCCGGACGCCGGCTGTTCGACGGGCCGTACACGCTCGAGGGCGGGCTGGACGCCGGGCCGGGCACGCTCGTCATGGCCGGGTGGACGGTGGCGCTGCTCGCCGTCGCCGCGCTCGTGCTGCGCAGGCGGGACGCATGA
- a CDS encoding DUF4032 domain-containing protein, translating to MSNRLQITAASPDPALLTLPWQLPLENWPEDLLAALPRGISRHVVRFVRLSGRVIAIKEIGESVAFREYELLRQLERLQLPAVEPVGVVSGRKSIDGEPLTPALITEHLPFSLPYRALFSQYLRPDTATRLVDALAVLLVRLHLNGFYWGDVSLSNTLFRRDAGAFAAYLVDAETGDLHERLTDGQRAYDLEIARVNVIGELMDLEAGEILDSTVDIITVGDMLVVRYDELWQELTTSEWFEPGELWRVQARIDRLNDLGFDVDELDMSTDIDGTRIRIQPKVVDAGHHHRRLMRLTGLDVQENQARRLLNDLDSYRVATDRQGEDEAFVAHDWLTNVFEPAIRAVPRELRGKLEPAEIFHELLEHRWYKSQEGQTDLTLAQITPDYIEHVLAHRPDEQAIIGLDTATLRALDGEDEPDDDVIDDDMILG from the coding sequence GTGTCGAACCGTCTGCAGATCACCGCCGCGTCGCCGGACCCGGCGCTCCTCACGCTCCCGTGGCAGCTCCCGCTCGAGAACTGGCCCGAGGACCTGCTCGCCGCACTCCCGCGCGGCATCTCCCGGCACGTCGTGCGGTTCGTCCGGCTCTCGGGCCGCGTCATCGCGATCAAGGAGATCGGCGAGTCCGTCGCCTTCCGCGAGTACGAGCTGCTGCGTCAGCTCGAGCGGCTCCAGCTCCCCGCCGTCGAGCCCGTCGGCGTCGTGTCGGGCCGCAAGTCGATCGACGGCGAGCCGCTCACCCCGGCGCTCATCACCGAGCATCTCCCGTTCTCGCTGCCCTACCGCGCGCTGTTCTCGCAGTACCTGCGACCCGACACGGCGACCCGCCTCGTCGACGCGCTCGCCGTGCTGCTCGTCCGCCTGCACCTCAACGGCTTCTACTGGGGCGACGTGTCGCTGTCCAACACGCTGTTCCGGCGTGACGCGGGCGCGTTCGCCGCGTACCTCGTCGACGCCGAGACCGGTGACCTGCACGAGAGGCTCACCGACGGCCAGCGCGCCTACGACCTCGAGATCGCCCGCGTCAACGTCATCGGCGAGCTGATGGACCTCGAGGCGGGCGAGATCCTCGACTCCACCGTCGACATCATCACGGTCGGCGACATGCTCGTCGTGCGCTACGACGAGCTGTGGCAGGAGCTGACGACCTCGGAGTGGTTCGAGCCGGGCGAGCTCTGGCGGGTCCAGGCGCGGATCGACCGGCTCAACGACCTCGGGTTCGACGTCGACGAGCTCGACATGTCGACGGACATCGACGGCACCCGGATCCGGATCCAGCCGAAGGTCGTCGACGCCGGGCACCACCACCGGCGGCTCATGCGGCTCACGGGCCTCGACGTGCAGGAGAACCAGGCGCGCCGCCTCCTCAACGACCTCGACTCCTACCGAGTCGCGACCGACCGCCAGGGCGAGGACGAGGCGTTCGTCGCCCACGACTGGCTCACCAACGTGTTCGAGCCGGCGATCCGGGCGGTCCCGCGCGAGCTGCGCGGGAAGCTCGAGCCGGCCGAGATCTTCCACGAGCTGCTCGAGCACCGCTGGTACAAGTCGCAAGAGGGTCAGACCGACCTCACGCTCGCGCAGATCACGCCCGACTACATCGAGCACGTGCTCGCGCACCGCCCCGACGAGCAGGCCATCATCGGCCTGGACACCGCGACGCTGCGCGCGCTCGACGGCGAGGACGAGCCCGACGACGACGTCATCGACGACGACATGATCCTGGGCTGA
- a CDS encoding ABC transporter ATP-binding protein: MATAGETVLAAYDLGVSYGYEPVLRGVDLELRAGAAPVGVIGPSGAGKTTLINALRGVITPSSGRVSFHGKPLPGKLARKDKHRFAGSVRSVSQNGILLRDPRLTVQSYLSGALKEARRAGRTHPTTVESLLNFVALNASYSGRAIATLSGGEKQRVALAHALATRPDVLLLDEPLTAIDPGLRAEVLRRLGTLAQDLGISVLVVSHDLEAVERLCETVHVLADGTFVASGPLREVLIKGRHPVVVDLRQAAPLTAQRLR, translated from the coding sequence ATGGCAACAGCAGGTGAGACGGTCCTCGCGGCGTACGACCTCGGGGTCTCCTACGGATACGAGCCCGTGCTGCGCGGCGTCGACCTCGAGCTGCGCGCGGGGGCGGCACCCGTCGGCGTCATCGGCCCGTCGGGCGCCGGCAAGACGACGCTCATCAACGCGCTCCGCGGCGTCATCACGCCGTCGTCGGGCCGCGTGTCCTTCCACGGCAAGCCCCTGCCCGGCAAGCTCGCCCGCAAGGACAAGCACCGCTTCGCCGGCTCCGTCCGCTCCGTGTCGCAGAACGGCATCCTGCTCCGCGACCCGCGGCTCACCGTGCAGAGCTACCTCTCCGGAGCCCTCAAGGAGGCGCGCCGCGCCGGCCGGACGCACCCGACGACGGTCGAGAGCCTGCTCAACTTCGTCGCGCTCAACGCGTCCTACTCGGGCCGCGCGATCGCGACGCTGTCCGGCGGGGAGAAGCAGCGCGTCGCGCTCGCCCACGCCCTCGCCACGCGGCCCGACGTGCTCCTCCTCGACGAGCCGCTGACCGCGATCGACCCCGGCCTGCGCGCCGAGGTGCTGCGCCGGCTCGGCACGCTCGCCCAGGACCTCGGGATCTCCGTGCTCGTCGTGAGCCACGACCTCGAGGCCGTCGAGCGCCTGTGCGAGACGGTCCACGTGCTCGCCGACGGCACGTTCGTCGCGTCCGGCCCGCTGCGCGAGGTGCTCATCAAGGGACGCCACCCCGTCGTCGTCGACCTCCGTCAGGCCGCGCCGCTCACGGCGCAGCGTCTGCGCTGA
- a CDS encoding alpha,alpha-trehalose-phosphate synthase (UDP-forming) has product MSSSAKDPQPDGMPASADFVVVANRLPVDVTVADDGTITSERAPGGLVTALAPLMRETDGAWVGWAGTPGLELEPYVDDDIALTPVTLSEQDVELYYEGFSNGTLWPLLHDAVVDPQFHRQWWNAYVAVNRRFATETARTAANGATVWVQDYQLMLVPQLLRTLRPDLRIGFFLHIPFPPPEIFAQLPWRRQVLEGLLGADLIGTQRASDAGNILRSVRRFTDLTTRGHVVTIGGRWTRPDRQVRVDAFPISIDTTAISQLAHSPEIIERAKEIRHDLGDPDVLLLGVDRLDYTKGIGHRLKAFGELLDEGRVSAPGVQLVQVASPSREAVESYRVLRDEVEVTVGRINGDHGALGRAAIHYLHHSYPLEEMVALYRAADVMLVTALRDGMNLVAKEYVAARVDLDGVLVLSEFAGAADELTQAVLVNPHDIDGLKRAIMYAIEMHPREKRRRMRSLRRKVLDNDVQSWAASFLEALRSGVGREQHG; this is encoded by the coding sequence ATGAGCAGTTCAGCGAAGGACCCCCAGCCCGACGGGATGCCCGCGTCAGCGGACTTCGTCGTCGTCGCCAACCGCCTGCCGGTGGACGTCACGGTCGCCGACGACGGCACGATCACCTCCGAGCGCGCCCCCGGCGGGCTCGTCACGGCGCTCGCGCCGCTCATGCGGGAGACCGACGGCGCCTGGGTCGGCTGGGCCGGGACGCCCGGTCTCGAGCTGGAGCCGTACGTCGACGACGACATCGCGCTCACCCCGGTGACGCTGAGCGAGCAGGACGTCGAGCTGTACTACGAGGGCTTCTCCAACGGGACGCTCTGGCCGCTGCTGCACGACGCCGTCGTCGACCCCCAGTTCCACCGGCAGTGGTGGAACGCCTACGTCGCCGTCAACCGCCGGTTCGCGACCGAGACGGCGCGCACGGCGGCGAACGGCGCGACCGTGTGGGTGCAGGACTACCAGCTCATGCTCGTCCCGCAGCTCCTGCGCACCCTGCGGCCCGACCTGCGGATCGGCTTCTTCCTGCACATCCCGTTCCCGCCGCCGGAGATCTTCGCCCAGCTCCCGTGGCGACGCCAGGTGCTCGAGGGCCTGCTCGGCGCCGACCTCATCGGGACCCAGCGCGCGAGCGACGCGGGGAACATCCTGCGCTCCGTCCGCCGGTTCACCGACCTGACCACGCGGGGTCACGTCGTCACGATCGGCGGCCGGTGGACCCGGCCCGACCGCCAGGTGCGGGTCGACGCGTTCCCCATCTCCATCGACACGACCGCGATCTCGCAGCTCGCGCACTCGCCCGAGATCATCGAGCGCGCCAAGGAGATCCGGCACGACCTCGGCGACCCCGACGTCCTCCTGCTGGGCGTCGACCGGCTCGACTACACCAAGGGCATCGGGCACCGGCTCAAGGCCTTCGGCGAGCTGCTCGACGAGGGGCGGGTCTCGGCGCCGGGGGTCCAGCTCGTCCAGGTCGCCTCGCCCTCCCGCGAAGCCGTCGAGTCCTACCGGGTGCTGCGCGACGAGGTCGAGGTGACCGTCGGGCGGATCAACGGCGACCACGGCGCGCTCGGTCGCGCCGCCATCCACTACCTGCACCACTCCTACCCGCTGGAGGAGATGGTCGCGCTCTACCGCGCGGCCGACGTCATGCTCGTGACGGCGCTGCGCGACGGCATGAACCTCGTCGCCAAGGAGTACGTCGCGGCGCGGGTCGACCTGGACGGCGTGCTCGTCCTGTCCGAGTTCGCCGGCGCCGCCGACGAGCTGACGCAGGCCGTCCTCGTCAACCCGCACGACATCGACGGCCTCAAGCGCGCGATCATGTACGCGATCGAGATGCACCCGCGCGAGAAGCGGCGCCGGATGCGCTCGCTGCGGCGCAAGGTCCTCGACAACGACGTCCAGTCGTGGGCGGCGTCCTTCCTCGAGGCGCTGCGCAGCGGAGTCGGACGGGAGCAGCATGGTTGA
- a CDS encoding potassium channel family protein codes for MADSIDKDSVLVIGLGRFGSALAGTLDHLDRRVLGVERDPELIRTWSGRIPLVEADATNPEALEQLGVRDFHTAVVGVGTHLEASVLITGNLVDFEVPQIWAKAISAEHGRILRRIGAHHVVYPEYDAGLRVAHLVSGKMLDYIEMEDGFAIVKMAPPKELWGFTVGQAQVRKRYGVTIIGVKPPGQPFQYATDETRIDPTDVLIVSGDSTLLERFAARP; via the coding sequence TTGGCTGACTCCATCGACAAGGACTCCGTGCTCGTCATCGGGCTCGGCCGGTTCGGCTCGGCGCTCGCCGGCACGCTCGACCACCTCGATCGCCGGGTGCTCGGCGTCGAGCGGGACCCCGAGCTGATCCGCACGTGGTCCGGGCGGATCCCGCTGGTCGAGGCGGACGCCACCAACCCCGAGGCGCTCGAGCAGCTCGGTGTGCGCGACTTCCACACCGCGGTGGTCGGGGTCGGCACGCACCTCGAGGCGAGCGTCCTCATCACCGGCAACCTCGTCGACTTCGAGGTGCCGCAGATCTGGGCCAAGGCCATCTCCGCCGAGCACGGACGCATCCTGCGGCGCATCGGGGCGCACCACGTCGTCTACCCGGAGTACGACGCCGGCCTGCGCGTCGCCCACCTCGTGTCGGGGAAGATGCTCGACTACATCGAGATGGAGGACGGGTTCGCCATCGTCAAGATGGCCCCGCCGAAGGAGCTGTGGGGCTTCACGGTCGGCCAGGCGCAGGTGCGCAAGCGCTACGGCGTCACGATCATCGGGGTCAAGCCCCCCGGCCAGCCGTTCCAGTACGCGACGGACGAGACCCGGATCGACCCGACCGACGTGCTCATCGTCTCCGGCGACTCGACGCTGCTCGAGCGCTTCGCCGCCCGGCCCTAG
- a CDS encoding serine/threonine-protein kinase has protein sequence MAGEGDVVGGYTLVRRLGAGGMGAVWEARGDGGDGTPVALKLLHPGISSDPDARARLAREVANLNRLRGTKVSRVLDAELDADVPFIVTELVEGLTLEDSVSQEGAFDPVDLYPLATGLAEVVTQVHRVGLVHRDIKPGNVMVTYDGPVLIDFGIAQIVEDTRLTHTGFVTGTPGYLDPATLSGGELGADGDWYSFAAVLLFAATGRAPFGRERMEVVLARMTAGQPDVAGLPGQVAQAFTAALALRPADRPQPGALLRVLRRWAEGRSVAGTQPAAGTPGTAGMPATAGVPASSTLPAPSYPPPSYAPGGGVVSGAPGGASAGSASFPGVPAPTPAEQSRLVPGPLGPMASGPFGLPGQRVPEPWELPPPTRSWLVLAVGALLVAGSVVLPGVAVVVSVVGFVLLTTAGLMERRTRRRRLAAGRRSSDPWVATAWSVPLLALGLLTSLVPLLIGTVAAACVWWIGSNLVLTDFLGTVPAPAGAFVTPVALACGLVAAWWVPLAEVTRLGARACWALLAPTRGSTRVWGLALGGVGVVLVLYALGSGAFDGAASETGVSWWPLPAPPDVWG, from the coding sequence GTGGCAGGTGAAGGTGACGTCGTCGGCGGGTACACGCTCGTGCGTCGGCTCGGCGCCGGCGGGATGGGCGCCGTCTGGGAGGCGCGGGGCGACGGCGGCGACGGCACGCCCGTCGCGCTCAAGCTGCTCCACCCCGGGATCAGCTCCGATCCCGACGCGCGCGCCCGCCTGGCGCGCGAGGTGGCGAACCTCAACCGGCTGCGCGGGACCAAGGTGTCCCGGGTGCTGGACGCCGAGCTGGATGCCGACGTGCCGTTCATCGTCACCGAGCTCGTCGAGGGGCTGACCCTCGAGGACTCCGTGAGCCAGGAGGGCGCGTTCGACCCGGTGGACCTCTACCCGCTCGCCACCGGCCTCGCGGAGGTCGTGACGCAGGTGCACCGGGTCGGCCTCGTGCACCGGGACATCAAGCCCGGCAACGTCATGGTGACGTACGACGGCCCGGTCCTCATCGACTTCGGCATCGCGCAGATCGTCGAGGACACGCGGCTCACGCACACGGGGTTCGTCACCGGGACGCCGGGCTACCTCGACCCGGCGACGCTCTCGGGCGGCGAGCTCGGCGCCGACGGCGACTGGTACTCCTTCGCCGCGGTGCTGCTGTTCGCCGCCACCGGGCGCGCCCCGTTCGGGCGCGAGCGGATGGAGGTCGTCCTCGCGCGGATGACGGCGGGGCAGCCCGACGTCGCGGGGCTGCCGGGTCAGGTCGCGCAGGCGTTCACCGCGGCGCTCGCGCTCCGCCCGGCCGACCGGCCCCAGCCCGGGGCGCTCCTGCGCGTGCTGCGCCGCTGGGCCGAGGGCAGGTCGGTCGCCGGAACCCAGCCGGCCGCCGGCACTCCCGGGACCGCGGGGATGCCCGCGACGGCGGGCGTGCCCGCGTCCTCGACGCTGCCGGCCCCCAGCTACCCGCCACCCTCGTACGCGCCGGGCGGCGGCGTGGTGAGCGGCGCGCCCGGTGGCGCCTCGGCCGGCTCCGCGTCGTTCCCGGGCGTCCCCGCGCCGACGCCCGCGGAGCAGTCCCGGCTCGTTCCCGGGCCCCTCGGCCCGATGGCGTCCGGACCGTTCGGGCTCCCCGGGCAGCGCGTGCCGGAGCCCTGGGAGCTGCCGCCGCCGACGCGGAGCTGGCTCGTGCTCGCGGTCGGCGCGCTCCTCGTGGCCGGCTCGGTCGTCCTGCCCGGCGTCGCGGTGGTCGTCTCCGTCGTCGGCTTCGTGCTGCTGACCACGGCCGGGCTCATGGAGCGGCGCACGCGCCGGCGCCGGCTCGCGGCCGGCCGGCGCTCGTCGGACCCGTGGGTGGCGACGGCGTGGTCGGTGCCGCTGCTCGCGCTCGGCCTGCTGACCTCGCTCGTGCCGCTGCTCATCGGGACGGTCGCGGCGGCGTGCGTGTGGTGGATCGGCTCGAACCTCGTGCTGACGGACTTCCTCGGCACGGTGCCGGCACCGGCCGGTGCGTTCGTCACGCCCGTCGCCCTCGCGTGCGGGCTCGTCGCGGCGTGGTGGGTCCCGCTCGCCGAGGTCACGCGGCTCGGCGCCCGGGCGTGCTGGGCCCTGCTGGCCCCGACGCGCGGCAGCACCCGCGTGTGGGGGTTGGCGCTCGGCGGCGTCGGCGTGGTGCTCGTGCTCTACGCGCTCGGCAGCGGCGCGTTCGACGGCGCCGCGTCCGAGACCGGCGTCTCCTGGTGGCCGCTCCCGGCACCGCCCGACGTCTGGGGCTGA
- a CDS encoding TrkH family potassium uptake protein has protein sequence MEIPTPLAAGRDLVDRIARHSPARLAVTVFAGVVLTVTFLLWTPAATATGERPSLITALFTATSAVCVTGLTVVDTATYWSAYGQVVLAVAIKVGGLGVMTLASILGLAVSRRIGLTQRLLTASETKTNRLGEVGSLIRAVIAASVAIEVLLALVLFPRFLTLGVPVGRAAWEATFLAISTFNNAGFVILPEGMAPYVGDWWMCLPMIVGTFIGAIGFPVILNLWQNRYSLHRIALHTKLTLAMSSALVVIGVLLIGSFEWFNPQTLGSEPVPTRILGSLFAGVMPRSSGFSTIGVGEMREATWFLTDALMFVGGGSASTAGGIKVTTLAVMLLAIIAEARGDRDIDAFGRRIDRSTLRLAVAVSFIGATVVGVATLFLLWMTDLTLDVILFEVISAFATCGLSTGITPALPDGGKIVLAALMFFGRTGTMTLAAAIALRSRRRVIRLPEERPIIG, from the coding sequence GTGGAGATCCCCACACCGCTCGCCGCGGGGCGCGACCTCGTCGACCGGATCGCCCGCCACTCCCCCGCGCGCCTGGCCGTCACGGTGTTCGCCGGCGTCGTCCTCACGGTGACGTTCCTGCTCTGGACGCCCGCCGCGACGGCGACGGGCGAGCGACCCTCCCTCATCACCGCGCTGTTCACCGCGACGTCGGCCGTGTGCGTCACCGGCCTGACGGTGGTCGACACCGCGACCTACTGGTCGGCCTACGGCCAGGTGGTCCTGGCGGTCGCGATCAAGGTCGGCGGCCTCGGCGTCATGACGCTCGCCTCGATCCTCGGTCTCGCCGTCTCCCGGCGGATCGGCCTGACGCAGCGCCTCCTCACCGCGAGCGAGACCAAGACGAACAGGCTCGGCGAGGTGGGCAGCCTCATCCGGGCGGTCATCGCCGCGTCCGTGGCGATCGAGGTGCTGCTCGCGCTCGTGCTGTTCCCGCGGTTCCTCACGCTCGGTGTCCCGGTCGGCCGGGCGGCGTGGGAGGCGACGTTCCTGGCGATCTCCACGTTCAACAACGCGGGCTTCGTCATCCTGCCGGAGGGCATGGCGCCGTACGTCGGCGACTGGTGGATGTGCCTGCCGATGATCGTCGGGACGTTCATCGGGGCGATCGGCTTCCCCGTCATCCTCAACCTCTGGCAGAACCGGTACAGCCTCCACCGGATCGCGCTGCACACGAAGCTGACGCTCGCCATGTCGTCCGCGCTCGTCGTGATCGGCGTCCTGCTCATCGGCTCGTTCGAGTGGTTCAACCCGCAGACGCTCGGCAGCGAGCCCGTCCCGACGCGCATCCTCGGCTCGCTGTTCGCCGGCGTCATGCCGCGCTCGTCGGGGTTCTCCACCATCGGCGTTGGCGAGATGCGCGAGGCGACGTGGTTCCTCACGGACGCGCTCATGTTCGTCGGCGGCGGCTCGGCGTCGACGGCGGGCGGCATCAAGGTGACGACGCTGGCCGTCATGCTCCTCGCGATCATCGCCGAGGCGCGCGGCGACCGGGACATCGACGCCTTCGGTCGTCGGATCGACCGCTCGACGCTGCGCCTCGCGGTGGCGGTGTCGTTCATCGGCGCGACGGTCGTCGGCGTCGCGACGCTGTTCCTCCTCTGGATGACCGACCTCACGCTCGACGTCATCCTGTTCGAGGTGATCTCGGCGTTCGCGACGTGCGGTCTGTCCACCGGGATCACCCCGGCCCTGCCCGACGGCGGCAAGATCGTCCTCGCCGCGCTCATGTTCTTCGGCCGCACCGGCACCATGACCCTCGCGGCCGCCATCGCGCTTCGCTCCCGGCGGCGGGTCATCCGCCTCCCAGAAGAAAGGCCGATCATTGGCTGA
- a CDS encoding ABC transporter ATP-binding protein: MATVTYDHATRIYPGATRPSVDSLNLEIADGEFLVLVGPSGCGKSTSLRMLAGLEDVNSGRILIGDRDVTDVQPKDRDIAMVFQNYALYPHMSVADNMGFALKIAGTPKAEIRSRVEDAAKILDLEQYLDRKPKALSGGQRQRVAMGRAIVRNPQVFLMDEPLSNLDAKLRVQTRTQIAALQRRLEVTTVYVTHDQTEALTMGDRIAVLKDGLLQQVGTPREMYDTPQNVFVAGFIGSPAMNIGTFDIDGNSARLGRAIIPLSRETLAAVTDADGGKIQIGFRPESLDLSTEGGEAAFPVEVNLVEELGSDAFVYGQLAAGTPGAEAISSGAGDAQIIVRVDPRRVPEKGEHVWVKIRPGEQHNFSASTGERLPN; the protein is encoded by the coding sequence ATGGCCACCGTGACCTACGACCACGCAACGCGCATCTACCCCGGCGCGACGCGTCCCTCGGTCGACTCGCTCAACCTCGAGATCGCTGACGGCGAGTTCCTCGTCCTCGTCGGCCCCTCGGGCTGCGGCAAGTCCACCTCGCTGCGCATGCTCGCCGGCCTGGAGGACGTCAACTCCGGCCGCATCCTCATCGGCGACCGCGACGTCACCGACGTGCAGCCGAAGGACCGCGACATCGCGATGGTGTTCCAGAACTACGCGCTGTACCCGCACATGTCCGTGGCCGACAACATGGGCTTCGCGCTCAAGATCGCCGGCACGCCCAAGGCGGAGATCCGCAGCCGCGTCGAGGACGCCGCCAAGATCCTCGACCTCGAGCAGTACCTCGACCGCAAGCCGAAGGCCCTCTCCGGTGGTCAGCGTCAGCGCGTCGCCATGGGCCGCGCCATCGTGCGTAACCCGCAGGTGTTCCTCATGGACGAGCCGCTGTCGAACCTCGACGCCAAGCTCCGCGTCCAGACCCGCACTCAGATCGCCGCGCTCCAGCGTCGTCTCGAGGTCACCACGGTCTACGTGACGCACGACCAGACCGAGGCCCTCACGATGGGTGACCGCATCGCGGTCCTCAAGGACGGCCTGCTCCAGCAGGTCGGCACCCCGCGCGAGATGTACGACACGCCGCAGAACGTGTTCGTCGCCGGCTTCATCGGCTCCCCGGCCATGAACATCGGCACGTTCGACATCGACGGGAACAGCGCTCGCCTCGGCCGCGCCATCATCCCGCTGTCGCGCGAGACGCTCGCGGCGGTCACCGACGCCGACGGCGGCAAGATCCAGATCGGCTTCCGTCCGGAGTCGCTGGACCTGTCCACCGAGGGCGGCGAGGCCGCGTTCCCGGTCGAGGTCAACCTCGTCGAGGAGCTCGGCTCGGACGCGTTCGTCTACGGTCAGCTCGCGGCCGGCACGCCGGGCGCCGAGGCCATCTCCTCCGGCGCCGGGGACGCGCAGATCATCGTCCGCGTCGACCCGCGTCGGGTTCCCGAGAAGGGCGAGCACGTCTGGGTCAAGATCCGTCCGGGCGAGCAGCACAACTTCTCCGCCTCGACCGGCGAGCGTCTGCCCAACTGA
- the otsB gene encoding trehalose-phosphatase: protein MVESVAASDAARDGIDDAVAALAARPHVAVALDFDGVLAPLGSDPMAVRMVDGADAVLARIAAAPGMTLALVSGRRLPDILRLARPPRGTLLATSHGAEHSEVTGEGEDGPLAETTPAELDDDEARLLERLDDGLSTIASSASGVWVERKPYARALHTRQAAASDAEAAERAALAGPATLPGTHTITGKAVVEIAVVSVTKADGVAWVRETAARRAGVPDSEVALLFAGDDRTDEDALRALRPGDLGVKVGAGETAARLRVPDEAAVVDLLRRLLDAR, encoded by the coding sequence ATGGTTGAGTCGGTGGCCGCGTCGGACGCGGCGCGGGACGGGATCGACGACGCGGTCGCGGCGCTCGCCGCCCGGCCCCACGTCGCGGTCGCGCTCGACTTCGACGGGGTGCTCGCACCGCTCGGCTCGGACCCGATGGCCGTGCGGATGGTCGACGGGGCCGACGCGGTGCTCGCGCGCATCGCCGCCGCGCCCGGCATGACGCTGGCGCTGGTCTCGGGACGGCGGCTGCCGGACATCCTGCGCCTGGCGCGGCCGCCGCGCGGCACCCTGCTCGCGACCTCGCACGGGGCCGAGCACTCGGAGGTCACGGGCGAGGGCGAGGACGGCCCGCTGGCCGAGACCACGCCGGCCGAGCTCGACGACGACGAGGCGCGCCTGCTCGAGCGGCTGGACGACGGCCTGAGCACCATCGCGTCGAGCGCGAGCGGCGTGTGGGTCGAGCGGAAGCCGTACGCGCGGGCGCTGCACACGCGCCAGGCGGCCGCGAGCGACGCCGAGGCGGCGGAGCGCGCGGCGCTGGCCGGTCCGGCGACGCTCCCGGGGACCCACACGATCACGGGCAAGGCCGTCGTCGAGATCGCGGTGGTGAGCGTGACCAAGGCCGACGGCGTCGCGTGGGTGCGCGAGACGGCCGCGCGGCGGGCCGGGGTGCCGGACTCCGAGGTCGCGCTGCTGTTCGCCGGCGACGACCGGACGGACGAGGACGCGCTGCGCGCCCTGCGACCCGGCGACCTCGGGGTCAAGGTGGGCGCCGGAGAGACGGCGGCGCGACTGCGCGTCCCGGACGAGGCCGCCGTCGTCGACCTGCTGCGTCGCCTGCTGGACGCCCGCTGA